A window from Mogibacterium neglectum encodes these proteins:
- a CDS encoding plasmid mobilization protein codes for MENRKRTIQIKFRVTEEERTLIEEKMKMVPTSNMEAYLRKMAIDGYIIQIDHSDIKKMTAELQKIGVNINQIAKRANVTGNVYQEDIEEIKGALKEIWRLQRLSLLKAH; via the coding sequence ATGGAAAACAGAAAAAGAACTATACAGATTAAATTTCGTGTTACGGAAGAAGAACGCACTTTAATTGAAGAAAAAATGAAAATGGTGCCTACAAGCAACATGGAAGCGTACCTTCGGAAAATGGCAATAGACGGATATATCATTCAGATCGATCACAGCGATATAAAGAAAATGACGGCAGAGCTTCAAAAAATCGGTGTCAACATCAATCAGATTGCAAAAAGAGCAAATGTAACGGGGAATGTGTATCAGGAAGATATTGAAGAAATCAAAGGAGCATTAAAAGAAATATGGCGGTTACAAAGATTAAGCCTATTAAAAGCACACTGA
- a CDS encoding MptD family putative ECF transporter S component produces MNNKLQAKDLINIGIFTTIYFVIYFATMMLGYIPILDVLLGLICPITCGIPFMLYVTKVRSFGMISITGIILAILFTVMGSGLLVASFCIVCGFLADIIMKMGKYQSMKYTIIGYAVFSILTMGFFSRLFFMRNEFFMTMEKGYGKEYADALAALTPNWMYPVLVLSCIIGGILGAILGKTVLKKHFKKAGIA; encoded by the coding sequence ATGAACAACAAATTACAGGCAAAAGATTTAATTAACATTGGTATCTTTACGACCATTTATTTTGTCATTTATTTTGCAACAATGATGCTGGGATATATTCCTATTCTTGATGTGTTGTTAGGACTGATATGCCCTATTACATGTGGAATCCCATTTATGCTTTATGTTACAAAAGTACGAAGTTTTGGCATGATTTCAATAACAGGAATAATTTTAGCAATACTCTTTACAGTTATGGGAAGTGGACTATTAGTAGCATCCTTTTGTATTGTCTGCGGTTTTTTAGCGGATATAATTATGAAAATGGGAAAATATCAGAGCATGAAGTATACAATAATCGGATATGCTGTTTTTTCTATTTTAACAATGGGCTTTTTCAGCAGGCTGTTTTTCATGAGAAATGAGTTCTTTATGACTATGGAAAAGGGTTATGGAAAAGAATACGCAGACGCACTTGCAGCACTTACGCCAAATTGGATGTACCCAGTTCTTGTTTTATCTTGTATTATTGGCGGAATTTTAGGTGCGATATTGGGAAAAACTGTTCTTAAAAAACATTTCAAAAAAGCAGGTATCGCTTAA
- a CDS encoding energy-coupling factor transporter transmembrane component T: protein MENLKQLPFEQKSIFHIDPRTKIFLTITVTTIMCAGKFDGAMIYIRPMAAIFPILMLLFSMRLKAALKFFLFYTILFCLSIFLFPTLKGAFSFMLGAVLGIYTQILPGIVMGYYLIDTTTVSEFIASMEKMHIPEKIIIPMSVVFRFFPTVKEEYRAIQDAMKMRGITTFRSPIKMLEYRIVPLMISITKIGEELSAAALTRGLGSPTKRTNICKIGFNMIDAIFIIAALICWIGFLV from the coding sequence ATGGAAAATCTTAAGCAATTACCATTTGAACAAAAATCCATTTTTCATATTGATCCTCGCACTAAAATTTTCTTAACTATTACAGTAACTACTATTATGTGTGCAGGAAAATTTGATGGGGCGATGATTTATATTCGCCCTATGGCTGCCATATTTCCCATTCTGATGTTGCTTTTTTCCATGCGATTAAAAGCTGCATTAAAGTTTTTTTTATTTTACACGATACTTTTTTGTTTAAGTATATTTCTGTTTCCAACATTAAAAGGTGCATTTAGCTTTATGTTAGGTGCAGTATTAGGAATATATACGCAAATATTACCGGGAATAGTGATGGGATATTATCTTATTGATACAACAACAGTTAGTGAATTTATTGCTTCAATGGAAAAGATGCATATCCCGGAAAAAATAATCATTCCGATGTCTGTGGTATTTCGATTTTTCCCAACAGTAAAGGAAGAATACAGAGCTATTCAGGATGCTATGAAAATGCGAGGTATTACAACTTTTAGAAGCCCTATCAAGATGTTGGAATATCGTATTGTTCCACTAATGATTTCTATAACAAAAATTGGTGAAGAACTATCGGCAGCCGCACTTACTCGCGGATTAGGTAGTCCAACAAAAAGAACAAATATTTGCAAGATAGGATTTAATATGATTGATGCTATTTTTATTATAGCAGCACTCATATGTTGGATCGGTTTTCTGGTTTGA
- a CDS encoding ABC transporter ATP-binding protein gives MIELKNVNFQYNTEEASGGLHEINLVIPNGEVVLLCGQSGCGKTTLTRLINGLIPNYYNGYLSGDVIIDSHNLRNLSLYEISKFVGSVFQNPRTQFFNVDSTSELAFACENQGLPENKIISSVFETATLFNINHLLGKNIFNLSGGEKQKIACASVSVSSPSIIVLDEPSSNLDTHSTDDLRKMISIWKSQGKTIVIAEHRLYYLSGLFDRVIYMENGRIQKEYTSMDIEKLSMSEQIEMGLRPFELKLFPLSVKNMKREDEILFSNFFFSYTNRDKALQVPSLSLPASNVIAIIGNNGAGKSTFARCICGLEKRCKGIITINNKALNRKQRLSYCYMVMQDVNHQLFAESIYEELILSMKKPDELEIDLILKKIELLQFKEKHPASLSGGQKQRVAIASALASQREIMIFDEPTSGLDLLHMRDVAKELTDLSQIGKTVLVVTHDYELIASCCTYILHLENGMVKEQYPLDLSGTERLKKFFLQRGDSSV, from the coding sequence ATGATAGAGCTAAAAAATGTCAACTTCCAATATAATACGGAAGAAGCGTCTGGAGGTTTGCATGAAATAAATCTTGTAATTCCGAACGGAGAAGTTGTCCTGTTATGTGGACAATCAGGATGTGGAAAAACTACATTAACACGTTTGATAAATGGACTTATTCCAAATTACTATAATGGATATTTATCAGGTGATGTGATCATTGATAGTCATAATCTCAGGAATCTTTCGCTTTATGAAATTTCAAAATTTGTTGGAAGTGTGTTCCAAAATCCAAGAACTCAATTTTTCAATGTGGATTCAACAAGCGAATTAGCTTTTGCATGTGAAAACCAAGGATTACCTGAAAATAAAATTATCAGCAGCGTATTTGAGACAGCTACTCTGTTTAATATAAATCATCTCCTCGGTAAAAATATTTTTAATTTGTCCGGAGGAGAAAAGCAGAAAATAGCATGTGCCTCAGTATCAGTCAGTTCTCCATCTATTATTGTATTAGATGAGCCTTCTTCCAATTTAGATACACATTCAACAGATGATCTTCGGAAAATGATTTCAATATGGAAAAGTCAAGGTAAAACCATTGTGATAGCTGAACATCGTCTTTATTATTTGAGCGGGCTCTTTGATCGTGTAATATATATGGAAAATGGACGAATACAAAAAGAATATACCAGTATGGATATTGAAAAATTATCTATGTCCGAGCAAATAGAGATGGGGCTTCGCCCTTTTGAATTAAAATTATTTCCATTGTCTGTAAAGAACATGAAGCGAGAGGATGAGATACTTTTTTCAAATTTTTTCTTTTCATACACTAATAGAGATAAAGCTTTACAAGTTCCCTCTCTCTCTTTGCCGGCATCAAATGTGATTGCAATTATAGGAAATAATGGTGCCGGAAAATCAACTTTTGCAAGATGTATTTGTGGACTTGAAAAAAGATGTAAGGGTATAATAACAATCAACAATAAAGCGTTAAATAGAAAACAGCGTCTTTCCTATTGCTATATGGTAATGCAGGATGTAAATCATCAACTTTTTGCCGAAAGCATATATGAAGAATTGATATTAAGTATGAAAAAACCTGATGAATTGGAGATTGACTTGATATTAAAAAAAATTGAATTACTTCAATTCAAGGAAAAGCATCCGGCTTCACTTTCAGGAGGACAAAAACAAAGAGTAGCAATAGCAAGTGCTTTGGCCTCTCAACGTGAAATTATGATTTTTGATGAACCTACAAGTGGATTGGATCTTCTTCATATGCGAGATGTTGCAAAAGAACTTACTGATTTATCACAGATAGGAAAAACTGTACTTGTTGTTACTCATGATTATGAGCTTATAGCAAGTTGCTGCACTTATATACTTCATTTAGAAAATGGAATGGTGAAGGAGCAATATCCTTTAGATTTAAGTGGAACTGAACGCTTAAAGAAATTTTTCCTACAGCGAGGTGATAGTAGTGTTTGA
- a CDS encoding helix-turn-helix domain-containing protein encodes MFDIDKIFKEQKFQLLCKDDLCSVYQLNGGNADGTVIYYPLYPGISLMYNSFHSEEGTGRKIEPGHYISIHHCSEGRMESETASNEYLYLEPGDILIENLHVAEYRYCSFPLSHYHGITINLSVTDIMESSVKEQLQLFSIDLFDLEKKFSLNEKPCIIHGDSLTDHIFSEIYNVPDSIKSEYLKIKILELLVSLKIADISAVRKERPYFYKTKVEKIKAIKKFITAAPEHHYTIEELARQFDISESSLKECFKGIYGSAIYTYMKKYRINMAATLLTETDKTVSTIAGEVGYSNSSKFAEAFKSIKGVAPLEYRKIKI; translated from the coding sequence GTGTTTGATATTGATAAAATTTTCAAAGAGCAAAAATTTCAATTACTCTGTAAAGATGATTTATGTTCTGTATATCAGCTTAATGGTGGGAATGCGGATGGTACGGTTATATATTATCCTCTTTACCCGGGAATATCATTGATGTATAACAGTTTTCATTCTGAGGAAGGAACCGGAAGAAAAATAGAACCCGGTCATTATATTAGTATTCATCATTGCAGTGAAGGGAGAATGGAATCGGAAACTGCCTCAAATGAATATTTATATTTAGAACCGGGAGATATTTTGATTGAAAATTTGCATGTTGCAGAATATCGTTATTGCAGTTTTCCTTTGAGCCATTATCACGGTATTACAATCAATTTGTCTGTTACAGACATTATGGAAAGCAGTGTTAAGGAGCAGTTACAACTTTTTTCCATAGATTTATTTGATTTGGAGAAAAAATTTTCTTTGAATGAGAAGCCTTGTATTATACATGGGGATTCTTTAACCGATCATATTTTTTCCGAGATTTATAATGTGCCAGATTCAATTAAATCAGAATATCTTAAAATTAAAATTTTGGAGCTTCTTGTTTCATTAAAAATCGCGGATATATCCGCTGTTCGTAAAGAACGACCATACTTTTATAAAACCAAAGTTGAAAAAATAAAAGCTATAAAAAAATTTATAACGGCTGCACCAGAACATCATTACACGATTGAAGAACTTGCGAGACAATTTGATATTTCAGAATCATCATTAAAAGAATGTTTCAAAGGAATCTATGGATCAGCAATATACACATATATGAAAAAATACAGGATAAATATGGCTGCAACACTTCTTACAGAAACAGATAAAACCGTTTCAACTATTGCAGGAGAGGTGGGATATTCTAATAGCAGTAAATTTGCGGAAGCGTTCAAAAGTATAAAAGGTGTGGCTCCATTGGAATATCGAAAAATTAAAATCTAA
- a CDS encoding ABC transporter ATP-binding protein: MKKRSWISIVFSFASQCKGKIILSVICALVSVASGLVPYWSVYHIITSFIDGSATISNVWVWSLIAICGYAFRYIFHGISTSLSHASAYSILENIRLALAERLMRAPLGTVVEESVGKLKSVIVDRVETIELPLAHMIPEGISNLCLPIAVFIYLISIDWRMALAMLVTVPIAALAYFSMMKNFNKQYADYMESSNYVNGVIVEYVEGIEVIKAFNQSSTSYEKFSKAVESFKDYTLNWYKSVWKLMNFGNSVLPSTFLGTLPVGMILYATGTLSPENMVMCFILSMGIVDPLMNYTLHVSNIKAVEYAIHDVDKLLHVTELPDSKEAISIENHNIELKNVSFAYSKNKDNKVLSNITFSVPEDSFTALVGPSGSGKSTIARLIARFWDVDEGSITIGGIDIRQIPISQLSDIISFVTQDNFLFHCSIKENIRMGKPSATDEEVYAAAKAACCDDFIQKLEHGYDTQAGDAGNRLSGGEKQRISIARMILKNAPIVILDEATAFADQENEEKMQRSISALTKGKILFVIAHRLSTITNANQIIVLKNGEIHSVGTHKSLLDFDPLYRNMWEAHIGARNWSANSKQEVKSTCSEL; this comes from the coding sequence ATGAAAAAAAGGAGTTGGATTTCCATTGTCTTCTCCTTTGCATCACAATGTAAAGGCAAAATTATATTATCTGTTATATGTGCTTTGGTTAGTGTAGCATCAGGGCTTGTACCCTATTGGAGCGTTTATCATATTATTACTTCATTTATAGACGGTTCAGCTACAATTTCTAATGTTTGGGTATGGAGCTTGATAGCTATATGCGGATATGCTTTTAGGTATATTTTTCATGGTATTTCTACAAGTCTGTCCCATGCATCTGCGTACAGTATTTTGGAGAACATACGACTTGCTCTTGCCGAGCGGCTAATGAGGGCTCCTCTTGGAACAGTAGTTGAAGAATCTGTTGGAAAATTGAAAAGCGTGATTGTAGATAGAGTTGAAACAATCGAATTACCTTTAGCGCATATGATTCCTGAAGGAATTTCTAATTTATGCCTACCTATTGCTGTTTTTATATATTTAATAAGCATAGATTGGCGTATGGCTCTTGCAATGTTAGTAACTGTACCGATTGCTGCTCTTGCATATTTTAGTATGATGAAAAACTTTAATAAACAGTATGCAGATTATATGGAATCCAGCAATTATGTAAATGGTGTAATTGTTGAATATGTTGAAGGAATAGAAGTAATCAAAGCTTTCAACCAATCTTCAACATCCTATGAAAAATTTTCAAAAGCCGTAGAATCATTTAAGGATTACACTTTGAATTGGTATAAAAGTGTGTGGAAACTAATGAACTTTGGAAATTCGGTGCTTCCATCCACCTTTTTAGGAACTCTACCGGTAGGAATGATTTTATATGCCACCGGTACATTGTCCCCTGAAAACATGGTAATGTGTTTTATTCTTTCAATGGGCATCGTTGATCCTTTGATGAATTACACATTACATGTCAGTAATATTAAGGCTGTAGAATATGCGATTCACGATGTAGATAAGCTGCTACATGTAACAGAACTTCCTGATTCCAAAGAAGCAATTTCCATAGAGAACCATAATATAGAGCTTAAAAATGTTTCTTTCGCATATAGTAAAAATAAAGATAATAAAGTTCTTTCCAATATTACATTTTCCGTTCCTGAGGACTCTTTTACAGCTCTGGTAGGGCCTTCGGGAAGTGGTAAATCTACGATCGCACGACTTATAGCCCGGTTTTGGGATGTAGATGAAGGTTCTATAACTATTGGTGGTATAGATATACGTCAGATTCCTATATCTCAGTTATCTGACATAATAAGTTTTGTTACTCAAGATAATTTTCTCTTTCATTGCTCAATAAAAGAAAATATCCGAATGGGCAAACCATCCGCTACGGATGAAGAAGTTTATGCTGCTGCCAAGGCTGCTTGCTGTGATGATTTTATACAAAAGCTTGAACATGGATACGACACTCAAGCAGGCGATGCCGGAAATAGATTGTCTGGCGGAGAAAAACAAAGGATTTCTATTGCCAGAATGATACTAAAAAATGCTCCTATAGTTATTCTTGATGAAGCTACCGCTTTTGCAGATCAAGAAAATGAAGAAAAAATGCAACGATCAATATCTGCTCTAACCAAAGGGAAAATACTTTTTGTTATTGCACACAGATTATCTACTATAACAAACGCTAATCAAATTATTGTCTTAAAAAATGGAGAAATTCATTCGGTCGGTACACATAAATCGCTATTAGATTTCGATCCCCTCTATCGTAATATGTGGGAAGCTCATATAGGGGCAAGAAATTGGTCTGCAAATTCTAAACAGGAGGTGAAAAGCACATGTTCAGAACTGTAA
- a CDS encoding ABC transporter ATP-binding protein produces the protein MFRTVKRLIDWTGNYKKRVYIGFIFAFLNGIFTALPIMLASYGLNAILNDFSGKEPLDHTLIWKLLFSVIVCVLLRFVFSYLRAITQESVGYEATAEQRIKLGNLFKKVSLGFFNHNNIGELSSAATTDLSFIEMYCMHMIDIVVNGHITVVVMIISLTIFCPVAGVISLIGLLISTCIMYALEKISHRNAVLHQKAQDEIVENTIEYLRGMQVVKAFKQEGAAVEGIRNAFQNHKKVNIKLELEYCPYNCLHQLILKTTSIGVVIASAYLTLNGSMPIFVMLMLDMFSFVLFNHLEKVNSAIHVIEVINATLDKLDSIQKAEEIDKNGKDISLDAYDIEFQNVSFAYDKKTVLSDVSFTLPQGATTAIVGPSGSGKTTICNLIARFYDVNKGSIRIDGHNIKEMTCESILRNISMVFQKVYLFNDTIANNIKFGNPEATYEDIIAAAKKARCHEFIEAFPNGYETIVEESGANLSGGEKQRISIARAILKNSPIIILDEATASIDPENEHMIQQAITELTKGKTVIVIAHRLATIENADQILVIDKGKVVQKGTHQELIKQEGLYQRFISIREQAEGWSFA, from the coding sequence ATGTTCAGAACTGTAAAAAGGTTGATTGATTGGACTGGAAACTATAAAAAACGAGTATATATAGGATTTATCTTTGCTTTTTTGAATGGAATATTTACTGCTTTACCGATTATGCTGGCGTCTTATGGATTAAATGCCATTTTGAATGACTTTAGTGGAAAAGAGCCATTAGATCATACATTGATATGGAAACTCCTTTTTTCTGTTATTGTATGTGTATTATTACGATTTGTTTTTTCGTATCTGCGTGCAATTACTCAAGAAAGTGTAGGATATGAGGCAACGGCAGAGCAACGCATTAAGTTGGGAAATCTTTTCAAGAAAGTATCGCTTGGATTCTTCAATCACAATAATATAGGAGAATTATCTTCTGCTGCTACAACCGATCTTTCGTTTATAGAGATGTACTGCATGCATATGATAGATATTGTCGTTAATGGCCATATAACAGTTGTTGTGATGATAATATCTTTGACAATATTCTGTCCGGTAGCAGGAGTTATATCCTTAATAGGACTTCTTATTTCTACATGCATTATGTATGCACTTGAAAAAATATCGCACCGTAACGCAGTATTACATCAAAAAGCTCAAGATGAAATCGTAGAAAACACAATAGAATATTTGAGAGGAATGCAAGTCGTAAAAGCCTTCAAGCAGGAAGGCGCAGCCGTAGAAGGAATAAGGAACGCATTTCAAAATCATAAAAAAGTAAACATAAAATTAGAGTTAGAATATTGTCCGTATAATTGCTTACACCAGTTAATTCTTAAAACTACTTCCATTGGCGTAGTTATTGCATCAGCATATCTTACTTTGAATGGAAGTATGCCTATTTTTGTCATGCTTATGCTTGATATGTTTTCGTTTGTTTTATTCAATCACTTGGAAAAAGTGAATAGTGCTATCCATGTAATTGAGGTTATCAATGCGACATTGGACAAGCTTGATTCAATTCAGAAGGCAGAAGAAATTGACAAGAACGGAAAAGATATATCTTTAGATGCATATGATATAGAGTTTCAAAATGTTTCTTTTGCATATGATAAAAAAACAGTTTTATCAGATGTTAGCTTCACATTACCTCAAGGTGCTACAACCGCAATCGTAGGTCCATCCGGAAGCGGGAAGACGACTATATGTAATTTAATTGCGAGATTCTATGATGTGAACAAAGGAAGTATACGAATAGACGGACACAATATAAAGGAAATGACATGTGAAAGTATTCTCCGCAATATTTCTATGGTATTTCAAAAAGTTTATCTATTCAATGATACAATCGCAAACAATATAAAGTTTGGTAACCCTGAGGCGACCTATGAAGATATTATAGCTGCAGCGAAAAAAGCAAGGTGTCATGAATTTATTGAAGCATTTCCAAATGGATATGAAACTATTGTTGAAGAAAGCGGAGCAAATTTATCCGGAGGAGAAAAGCAGAGAATTTCTATTGCACGTGCTATTCTAAAAAATTCCCCTATTATAATTCTTGACGAAGCAACTGCGAGTATTGATCCGGAAAATGAACATATGATTCAACAAGCTATTACAGAATTAACTAAAGGAAAGACAGTAATTGTTATTGCACAC